AGAGAAATgcctattttgtacttcccagctccCGTAAGTAGCAGCTCTGTTGAAGAGCAGAGATGAAAAACTTTGGTGCCATCTATCGTCATATGATAATAAGCAACTCACATTGGTACCGTCGTTTTCTGGTTGTCGTGGTCGTCCTGCGttatgtgttttctttctcttcgtGCGTCTTCTTTCTCGTCTTTTGTTCCattggcggttggcaaccagctagTCTCATTACCACCACCTAGCGGattggagtgtgcaatagaattCCAGTTGACGCTCCGCAGCGCGacgctctctgtgtgtgttgggggcggcacttgacttgCGTCAATAACGCCACCATCACGTGACGCcgccagtgtgttttgggtttAAGGCATGGAGAGCAGCAGGCTTTCCATGTATGTTTTtcaggccacactgcctgcgtgaACAGTACATGACGGTTACCTGATATGCTGTGTGAACAGcatgtttgtgctgtttgtCAAAAACACAGTCATgacaagtttttattttgaaacaggaaCAGGAAAGATTGAGTTGGAAAGATTTCTTTTATATTTCTTCATGTCTGTAACAGATAAAGATATTGAAATTGTACTGAAAGGTGAAACAATTTCAATATGATTATCAAAgaccattttctctttttttgctgAAACCATACACGTAACATGTAAAAAATAGGTGAGACTGCAGTTCTCTAGATGTGTTGCAGCTGTGCCGCACCTGAACAGTGTTGCTCATGTAGGCAGGGCGGCTGCTCTGAAATAGAACTAGAGGTTCTgcgatgcacacacactgatcacgCACTGATCATGCGCTGGAAGGGTGGAGAGGTCCCAGTAAAGAGCCATATTGCAAAATATCATACTACAAATTTAAAGAAAGGTTTTCCTTTGCTACAATGGCCTGATTGAAATAAACATTATAGTTTGCTCTAACTATGTTAGAAATGTTCTTCTTTTCTCAGTTGTGGTGATCCACTGTCCTGTTCAGTGCTGCCTGACAGACTTGTTTTTGTCCAGTAGCCGTAATGCAAAGACATGGGAACTGCTGCATCGTTAGCAGCCAGAGGGGAATGTGCTATATGTTTACTATAATTAGCAGCTGAGCTGGGTTTAtaaaaggagggagaggaaagtgCCAAcacacctccacctcctgatgacccAGACGCAGGTATGCCTCTTAGTTCAGAGGTTTACatatgaacatattttaaacattgaTCGTAAACTTTATTAATTCActaatttttacttttatgattaactttaaatttaaaatagtaaaaataaaagaattatTTAAGAATAAACCGGTATGAAATGCCAAAATGTCTCACTAAGTCTTAGTCAGTAATCTTACTTTGCTTTTAAACTTCACTGTACACAGGCGTCTCCCTAAAATGTTTCCATTCCTGATTTGCATCTTGACACTGCAGCAGGTGCACTCTGCCTGCGTGTTGGTGAGTACAAGTGTAAACAAGTTTTTGAATATTATAGGATGCTGTGCTGCAATATGTTATGCATTTCAAGTGTTTTACATATGCTGGAAAGTTGTTAAGTTGTAAAATTTTAGCTATAAATACAGCACTTACAGTTTTGATTTTGTGAGACTGTGGTGCAGTTTAGACAGAAATATTGtgtattttacatttacttAATTGAGTACTTTGCAGATTTTACATGCAAAATAGATGATGAGCTAATAAGATATGATCCActgcaagagtctaatctagaCAGAATAAAAGATAACTAGACAAACATGTTCTTATGTAATAATATTTGTTGTAGCACGGAACATGACCTCTCAAATATTTATTGTTGATTCAATCACACTGAACTGTGGCACGGAGATGTTACACTGAAATGACATTTTCAGGGAGGAAATTAACCAATGAACAGATTTTCAGTGTTAATTTAAATAAGACTAGAACTGTGTATTCACAGTATtattaaaaatagataaataaatccCACTATTCCAAAGAaaagtgtgactgtgtgtagcTGTGAAAGAAGTAAAGCATTTTTGcttattatttaaaattattattttttgtcctgCTGATGCTTTAAGTCAGgtaacatttttaattaattaaaataagtcAAGTTAGGTTCCCTGTCTGGTTTTAAGTGTATTTACACTGTGgtgcaattttttttgttttttaaagtaaggGATAGGACTATTTTTCTCACACCTGATGCTCTGATAAGAGCTTAACTCAAATTTCTTCTCCTTTTCAAATGCACTTCCCTGCATGCCACGGTGTGTCCACAGCAAGGTAAGCACAACGTTAACTGCGTCACgtgtgtttaacttcacagagGTGTTTTATTTTCCAGCATCAACTCTGAAACCATGCCAACAAGTCTCCCAATAAGATAATTGGATTTGTCACAATCCTGTCTGTATGTTCTTTTGTGATGCCAAGCCATTTCAGAGTAATTAATCCAGGATATGTTTGTGAGTCATATCTTGGATATTAAGCCACCAGAGTAAATATCACTCTGTATTATATCTTTGATCTCATGTTTACCCATTGGTTTTaagtgggtgtgtgtctgtgttcgtgtgtgtgtgtgcagacgtTTGCCCAAACAGCAAAACACTGCAGGCGGAGATTGTTGACCATCACAATGCCATCAGGAGAGCCGTTCAGCCTACTGCCTCTAACATGCTGCAAATGGTCAGTCCCGCTGTCAACTTGCACAATAGAAGTGGCTCAAATAATGTTTGCTAATGATTCCCGGCATTTGTTTTCCCATACTTGCTTAAAGGAAAAGGCAATATAGTGGGTGAGGTTTTCTGCACAACGCCTAAAAGTATTATCTAAGTCTTAAGCAGCATTGTATAGTTCATGATTAAGTGCTGACTCAACCTTAGTCAAATATCTTAGTCAAAATCATTAACATGTGAAATGCGACAATACATTTTGGACTCTGGTGTCATAGGTAAATATAATTACTCTAATGTTAACATCGTCTAATCTGTTTAATGAAGGGAGCCAAGCCCAGTCATTACAAGCACTGTACACAGTTGAAAACATGTCAGTCAACAGGAGGGTAAAGATGTGTTGTTTCCTCCTCTGGAGGTGTAAGGTATCTGcacagaagaaaaaaggaagaatCTCATGTTTATTTTAGAGCTCAGTTTTGGCTTTGGGCCGTATGAAAAAGCGGGACGCCTGCTTCAATCACAAccttttcatattttaaaggtTGGAGTGGAACGCATTTTGAGATTTCATCAGTCTTCTAAATCACACATGATCCCGTTTTCAAAACCAATATCTGGTGAGAGAATGGATCTTTTTCTGCCTCGCAGTCGTGgctgtttgaaaatgaaacttttttaaaatctcttaTTTTTTCAGAGCTACAGTGAGGAGGTAGCAGCCTCTGCTCAGGCCTGGGTTGACAAATGTATTCTGGCTCATGGACCAGTCAGAAGCCGCTTGTACGATGGtgtgtatattttttatcttcCTTTACTCTACAtctctcttttttgtttgcCTTTACCCTGCTCCATATATAGCCTACCTCAGGGGTGCACTCAGTGTAAAGGTTCCCTGTGAACCTGTTTGACCTTGTGATTGATCGTCACAGTCACAGCGAACATTATCTTATCTCCAGTCTTAATACCTTCCTTTAATGACAAATTACACGGAATAGGATATGTTATCATTAAGGAGATTATCATCAATAGGCCTTTTAATGAACCCTGTTTTATCTAAATAACTTAATCTACTAggacatgaaaataaaactgtgttTGCAGACACACATTAATCAGTGCCGCCATGTGTTTCTCACCAACGAGCAGGATATCAGTTAGGTGAGAATCTGTTCTACTCCTCCAAACCGTACCCATGGACGGCCGTCATCAACGCCTGGCACAGTGAGGTGGCACGCTACCAGTATCCCAACGGCTCCACTAACGGCAAACCTATTGGTCACTACACACAGGTAACACTTAGCTGTTGCCAGGGTAACAGTAATGTATTGACAGAGATGATTGTTAAGTTTGTTTCATGGCAGCAGGAACACAGGTCACACAGTGatgctttgttttattgtttaattttgaATTAAAGCGTCTATAATCAATCATTTTACATAAAAGGGAttcatttatcagtctagattgttttgttgtgagttgtcaagtgttggagatgtctgccttctctccagtataatagaagtagatggcactcgtcttgtggtgctcaaagtgccaaaaaacatacatgtgaaagactcagcagcaatgtctctttccaggtgGTGCTAATTACTCTTCAATTAGGttgggaaaatatattttaaaaagatcAAAGTTTTCTGGAAAAGTTCTTTGACTATTAAATCTTGAAATGGACTTACCTCCCAgtgatttatttgtttcttaAACAGCACACACGATGGACATCAGATGTAAGATCTGAGGGAGGTGACGTCTCACAGAGTTGACAAAAagttatataataaataatttcaCAGCACTCGTATTTAAAAGTTGCTGAGAGTTCTCTTAATGCTAATCAAGatattcatttttaaaccataattcttatttagttttgatttagaAAGGCTACAGATTTGACCTGTTATGTTGAGACACACACAATAGCAGTATTATTTAATGACTTCATCATAAAAAAGAAAGCTTACCAGTACTTGAGAAGCatttttggaaaccaggaagtgagacaggagtctTTATGACAGTGGTTTTCAGACTTTCACACCAAAGGGCACACCAAAATCACAAGGCACACCTGtctttatatctgtgcacagtaGACTCTATAaggtgtgttatcactcttataaGGATATAAGACAAtaaataagacaggtagctttcatgATACTGCTACTGAggttttcctttctcttttctttcggtGGTAGGTCGTCTTTGTTGGTGCTTTGTTGTCATTTGCTCCGTgcaataaagcgatccattgtcccactcaccgctttctccttttaaatctTATCATCCTTAACACTgactgccaatcagggcttttgatgtccCACAcactaataataatttaatttttttaaattaaattacattttttaggtaaagtttgcctctttattagggaaatgggtgcacacaacatactgatactgGCAATTAAAACTTCATCCATAAcattttgtataggcccagttgaatttggcaataataatgtgtggttatcacaaaatcccacggcacacctggacTGGCATTACTACACACCAGTGTGTCGCAGCACACCGCTTGAGAACCACTGCCCTAGGATATAGCTAACTCCTTTTATGCCtgattaaatgatgtttttgtagaaaCCTGATGGAGTTGATAAAAATCTgggacacatttttaaaaggccaaattttttcataaaaacatattttaaaacaaatttaattaaaGCAGCACATTTTTTGCACCAGTGTTATCAGTACCTACCGTTAATTTTAGACTTTAaaggcttttaacacattttttaaattgtgaatTCTTGTCTGGGACAAGGATGTTTGCTTGAGCAGTTTAGAAGTTACAAAGATTTTTTACAAATCATACTTATTTAATACGTATATATCCTTTAAAAATAACGTTTCACCACAGATTTGGAATTAAAGTGTTGATAAGTGATAATTTAAAGggttcttttcttttgttttttcggCAGGCCATGATTTGTCCCAGCTGTCAACACTCCAGTTTGGTCGAaacaaacctttatttaactgagttagatgtacaaaaacatgttgttttaccCCACAGTTTCTCTCGGCCATTGCTGGTGGGCTGTTTGCAGTCCTGTGTGCCAGATGggtgctgaaaaaaaacaagaggttTCAGGATGCATCCAGTGTGGCCCCGACGTTATTCCTCCACCACAGTGTCAGGTGTCTTttagctcagctgcctgttccaccagtagagaccagagactgacctctggtggcgcgCGCTGGGCACTACATACAATG
This DNA window, taken from Epinephelus moara isolate mb chromosome 6, YSFRI_EMoa_1.0, whole genome shotgun sequence, encodes the following:
- the LOC126391166 gene encoding cysteine-rich venom protein pseudechetoxin; protein product: MFPFLICILTLQQVHSACVLVSTNVCPNSKTLQAEIVDHHNAIRRAVQPTASNMLQMSYSEEVAASAQAWVDKCILAHGPVRSRLYDGYQLGENLFYSSKPYPWTAVINAWHSEVARYQYPNGSTNGKPIGHYTQVVWNSSYKVGCGVKLCPKNIYFYGCHYYRAGNFRRWPPYKAGPPCASCPNNCVDKLCTNPCPDINHFLNCRYLTTKTGCSNKYVLAWCPASCKCPTEIIPIG